TCGATACGATCGCTCTTGCAGTTTTTCATAAAGATCGAGTTCTTCAGCATCTGACCAAGTAATATCAGTACGGCGCTCCGGGCGAGTTGCAACATGCATATAATTCCCATCAGGACAAGCCCAGTAGCAGGTTCTGCAAACTTCTAGAATTTGATCAATTCTATTCGGGCAATGTTCGCATTCCCAACTCTTGGAGCGCTGATGAGACCCACACAGAGGTTGGTAATCTTCTACATAAAGTTCCTTTCCCTCGCCTCCTACTATATAGGGGACTCTATGGTCTAACTGTAAAATCCGAACTGGATAGGTTGTATTGCAAATATTACATTTATAGTCGAATCTCTGGAGTACTTCTTGGCGGAATCTTTTTGGAAAGTGTCTTCGGCCTAGAAAACTGTTTTCATCTATAATATCAGCGAGGCTATAAATAGCCATTCGAGATCCAGTCTTGGGATGTCTTCCGTAACTTACTTTAAGACTTACACCAGCCTCCTTCAAATCTTGCGCTGCGCGTGGAGGTTGATCGTAGCCAAGCTGTCCTAGTTCATAGGTACTAACACTTCCATTCTTCAGAATAAGCTCTAAAACTGTCCGAGGACGCTTTCCTAAGCGATTCAGCAATGCTTCATATTTCTTAAGAACTTCTTCATCAGTCATGCTCGGAATCAAACTCGTACAAAAGTTCCCTGAGACTTACTCCTAAGCCATTAGCGAGGTAAACCAAATTTACAAAGGAAATGTTCCTTTCTCCTCGTTCCACACCGCCTATATAGGAGCGATCAAGCCCACACAAGAAACCCAACTCTTCTTGAGATAGTCCCTTGGCAATACGGTACTTTCGGATCAAAGCGCCCAAAAGCAGTAATGCTCGCTTTTCATTCTCTTGCCTGCCCATGTTGCTAGCAGGTATTATGATACTTATAAGTATCATTCCAGTACTTAATGCCGTCTACGGACTATAAGTACCATTTAGTTAGTTGTTTCCGACATGCAGCACGCCAGAGACCGTAATGTTAAAGTTCTAGATTTATATAGCGGCCTTGGCGGATTGAGCTTGGGCTTCGAGATGACGGGTGCCTTCGAGGTGATTGGTGGCATCGATAACTTTGACTGGGCAGTTAAAACGTTTTACCACCATCACAAATTGAATCTACGGCTTATTGGCACACCTCAACACATGTCTTGTCTGGATACGAATGCTGTTCTTGATGATCTTGGTACGATGCCAGACGTAATTGTTGGCGGGCCTCCATGTCAAGGATTCAGTCACGCAGGAAAGCGTTTAGAGGATATGCGAGATGATACTAGAAACCATCAAATCTTCCACTTTTTTAGGTTTATAAAAGATATAAAACCTAAAGTTTTTTTGATGGAAAATGTGAGCGGTATCCTCAACGTTGGGCAATCTAAGAAGAATGACTTGATCAGGAATTTAGTCGCTGAGTACGAAAAACTAGGATATTCAGTGAGTTGGTCGATTCTGAATACGATGAATTACAGAGTTCCTCAATCTCGCAAGAGATTTATTATGGTTGGAGTTCTTGACAGGAAGCAAAAGTTCACTTTTCCTACTCCACCCTGCTCAACTGATTATAGTTTTCCGTCCGAGAGTATATACACCGTTTTAGATGCACTCGGAGACATTCCTAGCCCTACGGACGAGAAGCCTCAACCTTACTCTATCCCTGCAAGTACTGACCTTCAAAGGTTTTTAAGACATAATTCTTCAGGACTTTTCAACCACTTAAACACACGTCACTCTGAGGATATGGTTCAGAGGCTGAAAGCACAAAAGACTGGTACACGCTTATATCCTAATTGGAACCACTCTTGGTATCGCCTCGACCCTTCTCGTCCATCACCAGCAGTAAAAGAAAATCATCGCGCACCCTTTGTTCACTTCTGTGAACCTAGAGCAACTTCACCACGAGAATGTGCACGCCTACAAACAATTCCAGATCGATACGAGTTGCTGGGCACAAAAACAGCACAGTTAATCATGATTGGTAATGCAGTTCCTCCTGTTTTTGCTGCTCACCTAGCAACAGCCATAGCTGAGCAGTTCTTCAATATTAGACCTCATAGCCCTTGGGATCTGGTTTCTAATCCTATGCAGGCAAATAGAAGTTTAGTAGCTGGCGTTGTTGGGTGAACGCTGGGAGTTATCGCCATGAATGTGCTGTGAGCCAGACCGAGAACTCTACCTTGAAGTTCCAGTTGAGACTTACGAAACGTTCTTCAGGCGCGAGACGGTGCGAGAAATGACTCAAGCTTACCGTCTCAAAATTGCAGTTTATAACCCAGACTTGGAGGCGATCGAGCAATGGATCGAGTAGAACAATACCGAGGCTATATCAAACAACTCCTAACAGAATATGCCAGCTATAAGTCCCTGAACAAAACAATCGAGCGGCAATTTGTTTGTGATACCGAAAACGACCACTATCAAATTGTAAACATGGGGTGGGACGGGCATCGCCGCATCTATGGCTGTACTATCCACATTGATATCAAAAATGGCAAAATCTGGATTCAGCACAACATGACCGAAATCGATCTAGCCCAAGAATTAGTCAGCCTCGGTGTTCCCAAAGAGGATATTGTGCTAGGGTTTCATTCACCCTTCATGCGGCAGTTTACCGACTATGCCGTTAGCTGAAATGTTAATGAAGTAGATACCGTTGCAATGCTCAGCGATCGCAATCCGTCTTGAAGAACCGCTTGATTTGCTCATTAGCTGGAGGTTGCGGCTGGGGCGTAAAATCAGGAAAGCTTGAGTCTGTATGACGCGACACTAAGGTTTACCGCAAATGGGCAAAGTTTACCTGGTAGGTGCAGGGCCGGGAAATATTGAATATCTCACAATTCGGGCACAGCAGTTGCTGGAACAAGCTGAGGTACTCATCTACGATGCCTTAGTCGATGAGAGGCTATTAACGTTAGTGCCTCCCAACTGCCTTAAATTTGATATGGGGAAGCGGGGTGGACGCCCCAGCCCATCCCAATCCGAGATTAACCAGTTGATGGTAGAACAGTGTCGGCAGGGCAAACAGGTTGTCAGGCTCAAAAGTGGCGATCCCTTTATTTTTGGTCGCGCTACCTCGGAAATCTTGTCCTTGCAGGAAGCTAACTGTCCGTTTGAGGTAGTGCCGGGAATTTCCTCAGCCCTTGCGGCACCGTTACTCGCTGGAATTCCC
The Microcoleus sp. AS-A8 genome window above contains:
- a CDS encoding DNA cytosine methyltransferase produces the protein MQHARDRNVKVLDLYSGLGGLSLGFEMTGAFEVIGGIDNFDWAVKTFYHHHKLNLRLIGTPQHMSCLDTNAVLDDLGTMPDVIVGGPPCQGFSHAGKRLEDMRDDTRNHQIFHFFRFIKDIKPKVFLMENVSGILNVGQSKKNDLIRNLVAEYEKLGYSVSWSILNTMNYRVPQSRKRFIMVGVLDRKQKFTFPTPPCSTDYSFPSESIYTVLDALGDIPSPTDEKPQPYSIPASTDLQRFLRHNSSGLFNHLNTRHSEDMVQRLKAQKTGTRLYPNWNHSWYRLDPSRPSPAVKENHRAPFVHFCEPRATSPRECARLQTIPDRYELLGTKTAQLIMIGNAVPPVFAAHLATAIAEQFFNIRPHSPWDLVSNPMQANRSLVAGVVG
- a CDS encoding HNH endonuclease; translation: MTDEEVLKKYEALLNRLGKRPRTVLELILKNGSVSTYELGQLGYDQPPRAAQDLKEAGVSLKVSYGRHPKTGSRMAIYSLADIIDENSFLGRRHFPKRFRQEVLQRFDYKCNICNTTYPVRILQLDHRVPYIVGGEGKELYVEDYQPLCGSHQRSKSWECEHCPNRIDQILEVCRTCYWACPDGNYMHVATRPERRTDITWSDAEELDLYEKLQERSYREQKDISSLLKDIAAHEIYREDIDRLKDDG
- a CDS encoding XisH protein → MCCEPDRELYLEVPVETYETFFRRETVREMTQAYRLKIAVYNPDLEAIEQWIE
- a CDS encoding helix-turn-helix domain-containing protein, which codes for MGRQENEKRALLLLGALIRKYRIAKGLSQEELGFLCGLDRSYIGGVERGERNISFVNLVYLANGLGVSLRELLYEFDSEHD
- a CDS encoding XisI protein; amino-acid sequence: MDRVEQYRGYIKQLLTEYASYKSLNKTIERQFVCDTENDHYQIVNMGWDGHRRIYGCTIHIDIKNGKIWIQHNMTEIDLAQELVSLGVPKEDIVLGFHSPFMRQFTDYAVS